The genomic interval tctctgtccctctccccgGTCAGCTGTCACTTCACAGCCCCATCCCGGGTGTCCTGCCTGAGCCACCCTCTGCCTTCCTGGGTGAGCTGAGCCACTGGGGCTGCCTGTCCCTGCAGGGGCCcagcacagggtctctggaagGACTGGGAGGTCATGGGGGACACACTGTGGCAGGGTGTGGGCTGACACAGGCCCTGAATGCCCTGGgtcctgccccccccccgcccccagcactGGATGTGGCCCCAGCTCCCAGCATCCAGGGTGACATCAGGGGCTGCAGGGACAGTCCCACCTGGCTCCTCCAGCCTCTGGGACCCTTTGTTCCCTGCACGTGTCCCCAGCTCCACTGTCTCACAAGCGGGGATCTTTGCTGCTTTGTCACCATTCACCCGGGCCTTGTCCCGATTCTTGGGGATTCCCTGGGaacccccttcccttctcctctgtgGTCCCTGGGGAAGTTGTCCCCCCATCTTCAAGCCACGAGGGCAGGGGACTGATCAGGTGACCCAGGCCTGCCAATCAGAGCACTGCACTGGCCAATCCCAGCAGTTAGCTCAGGGTTGGATCAGGTACCCCAGAGAAGACCCCAGGAAGACCTAGTCAGTACTTGTGTGAGGCTGGGAAGACAGAGGTTTGCCGAGTGGGTAGAAGAGCTGGGAGCTGCTGAGAGCCATTTTGCCATCACTGAGAGCAGAGCAACCTACAAGAAAGAGCTGTGGGGAGGCCGCCGCAGGGTTGGGTGCATTGTTTGAGTTCCTGGAGGCAGCTGTGCCTGAAGTCCTTGGACTTACTGGTTTTGTGAACCCAGTTGATTCTTAAGTTTGGATTCTTGCAGCCATAATAGACCTGAGTGCTTCAACATGAGTCAACTCAAGCACAGGCCTGGGCCCCAGATAGAAGCAGAGatcagcccccctcccccaatttGCTAGGAGAGAAGTACAACTTGTACTTTATCTGACCTGAAATGGCCCTCTTATGGTTAACAGGCACAATTTTTGCCTGGTGAGCCATGTTCTTAGCCCTCTTCACTCTCACGGGGCCCATCGCAGCCTCTGGGAGACTATCCCCATGGCGTTCCCAAAGGAAGGGTGTCTATGAACACTTGAGCTGTTGGGAAGCAAGGGCTGTGGTATCCAGTTAATAGGCCCTTGATTGGGACAGTCCTAAGTGAATGCAAAGGTCTATCTCAAAGAGTCATTAAGATTCAAGATAAGGACAAAAGGGTCAGCACTAGCTCATATGCCGCCTTTGTGCAGATCAGCAAAGGGCCCTCCTTTCCCAAGGCGCTTCTGTCTGAGGAACGTCATGACCAGCACACAAGCTCCTGTTTATTTGAACTTGGCCTCGGGATGGATTTCCAGCTGCAGGCTGTGTGGCCACGTGGTCATCTGTAAGTACCCAGACGGAGATGGAGGCCGGGCAGGGTGGAGGCCAGACAGGGTAGAGGCTGACTGGAAAGGAGACCGGGAGCCCAGGTGGCTGGCCTGCTTCAGTCCTTCTCCTCCCCATGGGTGATGATGTGCACCAGGTTCTTGTAGTCCAGGTTGCCCGTCACGTCAGGGGGGAAGGCCGTGAACATCTGGTCGATCTGCAAACACCAGCAAGATGCTGAACAAGacagaggggctggagctgggtaGGGAGGTCCCAGGCAGAGACCCTCGCTGACCCTGAATCTCAGCTCCACACCTTCCTCCCTCCTCAGGTGctgaccccagcccctcaagtggACGAGCTGCTGGGATGTTCCTGGACACCCAGCCCCCACGGGGAGCAGAGGGATCAGCGACCCTTCAGGGGCCAGGTGGGTCACATGAGGGAGCCTACGCCTGGCGGGGTCTGTGGCTGAGTGGGGGTGTGCAGCTGGGCCGGTTGAGGGTGGCCGCGAGGGCAAGAAGCCAGACTCCTCAAAGGAAACTAGGAATTCAGATCTGTCCTAAACATGTAGATTTCCCACTTAGCAAGGGTCACTGGTTCGCTTGATACAGCTGATGCTGGTGCCGCCCAGTCACAGAACCGAGCTTTCCTTTCTGCCTGTTTGAGCCTCACAGAATACCTCGAGGTTCGTTCCACTCTTGTTTCCACCTTAcggataaggaaactgaggcacaaaggtTAAGGAGCTTGTCCCAGGTCTCCCATCCAATGGGAGGTGAAGGACTCTCTTTGCATCGCTTGAGTTTTGTAGGTAAAATGTAAATAGAATTTTGAACAAAATGGGGAACTGGATGGACATGGGCCCCAGAGGCCTCAAGGTGGCTACTTTAAATGGACTCCTTAAGGCTCCTTATTAATGTTCACATGACAGTTGCTCCTTGAGGACCTTTTGGCAAATTAGCTAGTGTCCCTTCTTCTGGACTCACTACTGCCACCTGCTGGGAAATGTGTGCAACAACAGTCTGATCTAGGATGCCTGTAGGAAAGAAGGTGCTGTGGGGGGGTGTTGATCAGTGCTCAAGTTGCACGACAGTCCATGGTGGCCCTTCATGGCACAGTAAATGGGCGCTCTCACCGTGTCTCAGTGCATGTGGGGAAGGCAGGACCTGGAGTCAGACAGGCCTGGGTGTGGGTCCCCGCTCTGGCATTCACCATTAGCACTGTCATTTTAGACAAGTGACTTACTTCcccaggcctcagttttctcatctataaaatgacaaTGATCCTGATCCTCGCAGAGTGTCTGAGAGAATGAATGCGGccagggctccctccctccctctctgggaCGGGTGATTCAGTGGAGACAGAGCCCCTGGGAGGACCAGGCGCTGGACGGGAGGGAGTGTCTGAAGGGACCCTACCTCCTCCTTGGAGAACCTCTCTGCCTGTGTGGTCAGCATCTCCCGCACGCTGCAGAGAGAGGACAGAGGTGTAGGTGCCAGGTGGGGGCAAGGAGAACAGGCGCCACCCGCCCCCAGGGGAAGCCACTCACTAGTCGGCCTTCAGCACCCCTTTGCCTTCCGGGTCAAACACCTTGAACGCGTTGAGGATGGTCTCTTCGGGGTCCGCCCCTGAAATGGAGAACAGGGCCCACAGGTGCTGCAGGCGGCTGGGGACCATGGCACCCAGGACACAAGGCCCAAGTCCCTTCTGAGATGGAGGGGCGAGAGCAAGCCTGCTTGCCTAGCTAGGAGGAGACCCTTCCTTCCTCTGGGCACTGAGCCTGGGGTTTTGAAAGAGGGCTGAGAGGCCAGGTGTGTCTGAGCTAACTGAAGGTCAAGTTTGATCTAGGTTTCAGAAAGACTCTGAACCCTGCTAGCTATGTGGCCTCAGGCAAGTGACTTTCTGTCTCTGAGCCTAGGTTCCCCACCCACAGATGGGGGAAAAGAGTGAAATTTACATCCTAGGTGCTGCTCATTGAGGTAAGGCACCCAAGTGCTTAGCATGAGCCTTGGAGGGACGACGGCTGACATTTCTATCCTGTTTTCCCTCCAGTTCCCTGGTGCGTCCTTGGGAGCTGCCCACTTTCTCCCAGCCCTGTCCATCTAGTGCTTAAATTGACACCCAGAACCGAAGACATGCTAAGaggcacacacatgtgcacatgcatgtgtgcgcgtgcgcacacacacacacacacacacacacacagaggagcaTGTGCACAGGCCTACCCTTGAGTTTCTCCCCAAACATTGTCAGGAACACGGTGAAGTTAATGGGCCCCGGAGCCTCCTTGATCATTTCATCGATTTCCTCGTTCTTCACGTTCACACGCCCTGCAGTGGGGACATGGGGCCTCAGTGCTGGCAGAGGGACAGTGGCTGACATTTGTCATTGTGCCTCAAGGAATCTCCTCTAGGGACAGTCAGAAATGGGGAGGACGAGGCCAGAGTTCCCTGGGGAGATGCTCTCCGTGGGCCAGAAAGCCAGGCGCACCCCCACAGCCCATGGGGGGCCGGgctggttctggggactgaaaccaggggtgctttacccctgagccgcatccccagccctttctgtccttatttttttgagacaggatctcagtggGTCCCGGAGATTCTGATACACCTGCTCTTGGTCCTGCTGATGCCTTTATAACCCCCTATGCAAATAAGAACAAGCTGCCCCTGGCTACCGTCTCTGTTTTAGATATGAAAAGCGGGGGTAGCTATTCGCGGTGACCCTGAGTTCTGAGGATAGGGATCGGTGGCGGTGGGTGGGGGTAGCAGATTGGACATGTATATTTTGAAAGAAGCTCCGTGCTCTCCCGATCACACCCTCGAGATGTTAAATAAAGCTGAGTCCAGAATAGAACGATCCCAGTTATTTGAGAAAAACAACAGATATGCCTAGAAAGACTCCGAAGAGAGAAACGGAAAGGTTAACGCGGAATGTGGCCTTTCGGGGGACCGTCGTCCTCTCCCGTATGTTTTGCAGAATGTCTGCTTTCTAGCGAGAGCTGGCCGCGCGGAGCTGCTCCTAAGAAAACTGAAAGGTGCGGGAAAGCGTCTGTCCCCGCCTCTGAAGTTCTCTGAAGGTCAGTTGTGGCGCCGTCTTTCTTTGGGAAAGGACAAGCTGTTGGCTTTTTCTGAGGgtctcccctcccaccccgggGCTATGGGACAGGGGACCTGCCAGTGGCTGGCAGGTGACATACCAAGGGCGGCAAAAGTGTCCCTCAGATCGTTCTTGTCGATGAAGCCGTCCCTGTTCTGGTCCATGATGGTGAAGGCCTGTGGAAGGGAGGGGACCGGCTGGTCAGTCCAGGAGGCTGGGCCGAGGGTCGGGGCACCCAGGCTTCTGGGATCTTCTGCACTCAGCCCAGGCACAGCGACAGGGGGCAGGTGGACGCACTGGCGGGGCTGGGGGAGGCGGTGGGAGGGGCTGCTCACAGGACGGAGGTTCTTTTGAGGGTGATGGGAGTGTCCTGCCATTGGAGAGCAGTGACCAtggaatgagggctggggatgtggctcaagctgtagtgcgctcgcctggcataggaagggcgctgggttcgatcctcagcaccacataaaaataaaataaagatgttgtgtccactgaaaactaaaaaataaatattaaaaaattctttctctctctctctctttaaaaaaaaaaaaccaaaaaaccacgAATGGCACCCTTCACCTGAAGAGGCCAACATCATGATATGTGAACTACACCTCCATGaaactgctgttttttttttttttttttttttaaggtgaaatCCTGGAGTCTCATGTGGTCTCCCCACTCCCATGCCCGGGCCATCCGTAAAGCAGGGTAGACCGGTCACCTCCCCAGCTGGTCCCAGGGAGATGCCCAGAGCTCTGTAATCGCTCAGGCATGTCACAAATGGGGCTTCGGGGTACACTTTTTGAGTGCTTTGCTACAGCTGGTTTCTGGAAGTATTTGCACCTGCTGTGCCCCCCCTCCAGCAGCTGACCTCAGcccagggtggggcagggtggggagacAGAGCTGGGGGTGGCCTTGCCCCTGGATGGTGGCACTGCATCCTTCTTTTCCTGGTGGCCCATGGGACAGGCCTGCCAGCAAATCTGAATGCTCCTGTCTGCGAGTCCCAACCTGGTCTCTCAGCATgttccctccccagggccaggtggGGGTGTGGATGGCCCAGTGTGAGCCCTCACTGCTGCTGGACATTAATGCAGTCTGTCCTTCTCAGCCCGTGGGCAGTGGCTGCATCCTACCCAATTGTCCTGAGGTTTGCTTAGTAGTCCCCACCGTGGGACCACATGTCCAACAGAGTTGGTGCTCCATCATCAGACTGTACATagactggggggtggggtgggggtgggggtatatAAAAAGAAACGgggaatttcatcaaaacagAGGGAAGGTCAGTGGAGGAGACAAGGggactgaggagggaggatccaACTGAAGCTGGGTATGTGCATCGAGGGTGTGGCACATGGGAcactgattaaaaaagaaaagaaactaaatggATTaagaggggtgggggggtgctggACCCAGGTGAAGGGGCTGGGTTGGGTTCCCTGCTTTTGTGATAACATCAGGGTGCACCCTGGTGGTGCACATAACTAAAAGGGACAAATTTTGCAAAGACTGTAGGTTTTAAAGCTCAGAACATGCTGCTTTTCCCTCTCAGGTTGGAAAAAAAGTTGACTCTTGCTACCTAATGACCCAATATTGATGgaaatgtgggggaaaggcagtTTCTTCTTggggccctggggacagggatTCGAAGTATAGGATTCTGGACTGGGGTTTGTCCCAGCAGCTCTGCttgctttctctccccctcctctctctccctcctccccctccctcctccctctccctcctgcccctccttccccctcccctctcgcctccccctccccctccctctttctttaagTTCCTTGCACACCCCCCCCCTCGGGGGTTCTGCTGCTGGAATTCACCCCCCAGGAAATCGTCAGAGATAGGAGCAATGAGGTGATCTTTATGATAATAAAACATTCCAAACAAATGCACCAAGAAGTCATTTAACTAGACACAGGAAAATGCTGACACTGAAgtgctcaaaggaaaaaaaatgtaggcacTTGTGGGGGTGCAAGTTTGATCAGTAGATGCACACGTCACAAAGATGACTCCAAGGCTATGTCCTGACTCAGGGACTGATTATGTCCAAGTGGTAGAATTGAAGGTGCTTttctaaaaaaagtttttcaaccaGGAATACGTTTTAGCTGGATGATCAGCAGAAGTTGTTAAAGAAGACCTCCTTAAAAGGTTCCCACACACATTCCCACTGAACCTGGATGTTCAGAGGACAGAGAGGTCCCTGCTGGGAGCAGGGAAGGCAGGAGGGCCTGACTCTGGCTGGGATTtccacccagggccttgcctggcCAGCTCACCCACCTCCTTAAACTCCTGGATCTGCGTCTGTTCAAACATGGAGAACACGTTGGAGTTGGCCCCCTCTGCCCTCTTCTTGGCTTTCTTAGGCGACTGGGGAGAAGAGCATCGATTAgaagaggcagaggctgggaaTTAGAAAACCGGGCCACCCTGGGTGAGGGCTGGGCCTGCTCAGTGGCTGCCGTGACAAGGGGCCCCACTCATCTCGTGGTGCTGCTGGACGGGGAGAGGCCTGGGAGTAGTTTCTGGCCTATTGCAAGAGACCGTGGCTCTTGTGGCCGCTCCTCTGCAAGCTGAGAGTCGGGCAGGTGTGTCTCTGGTCTGGGGACAGAGGCCACACCTGCAGATCAGCCAGGTGGCACCCATCCTCAGGACAGCACATGAGGAGAATCAAttggagggaaggaaaaagtCAGGCTCACCAAGCCATCAGGAGAGCTGAGACGAAATGACGCCCTTCCAGGGCGTTACAACCCATCTGCTCCCCGCCCCACAACTTTCCCTTGATCCAAATGGCAGTGAAATCGCCTCCCTAAATGTCCCATCCTTGTACCATGTCAACAGTTCGGAGAAGAAGGAATtaactcccccccaccccaatcccACTTCTCTCTGACTTTAAATAACAGCAACTGCTTAAACACAACACATGCACCagttcatttaattctcccaaCTGCTCTGTCAAGTAGATGCTATTATTACATCCCTGTTTCACAGGGGAGGCAACTAAGGTTCAGAGGAGTTAGGTCACTTGCCCAAGATGGCACAGCCACAAAAAGGAGTTAAACTTGGACAGTCTTGAGTTGAACTTGGACAGAGCTTGAGTTGAACTTGGACAGTCTGACTCAAGAGTCTGTGCCCCTAACCACTGACCCACCGTGCCCTGAGTTGGGGGCTCCCTCTTCTGGTACGGG from Urocitellus parryii isolate mUroPar1 chromosome 3, mUroPar1.hap1, whole genome shotgun sequence carries:
- the Myl2 gene encoding myosin regulatory light chain 2, ventricular/cardiac muscle isoform, translating into MSPKKAKKRAEGANSNVFSMFEQTQIQEFKEAFTIMDQNRDGFIDKNDLRDTFAALGRVNVKNEEIDEMIKEAPGPINFTVFLTMFGEKLKGADPEETILNAFKVFDPEGKGVLKADYVREMLTTQAERFSKEEIDQMFTAFPPDVTGNLDYKNLVHIITHGEEKD